ATAAATATTACACAAATCTCAGTCGTCTCTACATCGTTTTCTTTTTGATATTGGGGATACATGTTAGTGGAAAATCGCAAGACCATTCTGGTGATCATAAAAAAATTAATGTGCTTTTAAGCAGGTTTATGAAAGCCATTCAAACCCGTGATTCAGTTAGTATGTATTCTTTTTTTGCCGATGTTCCTGTAACATGGGTAGGTGTATGGAAACCCGTTACACAAAAGCAACGACTGCAGAAAGATGAAAAAGCATTGGGATACAAAGTGTCTGACTATAAAACATGGTTCAGGTCTGTCTCTGCATCAGGGTTTAAAGAAGAAAAATTTCGCAACCCCGTGATAGTGACAGATGAATCGGTTGGGTCTGTAACATTTGATTATAGTTTTTGGGTGAATGGTAAAAAAGGAAATTGGGGAAAGGAGAGCTGGGGGCTTATTAAAGAAAATGATGAATGGAAAATTGCCAGCGTTTTGTTTTCGATGGATCTCGAATCTGTAAATAGTGAAAGGGATGATAGTCATTTGGTCCGTGAAATTAAAAATGAAAGGATGGAAGCCTATATGCAATCCATTCTAAGCGATACTCATTTCCAAGGAGCAGTACTAGTGGCTAAAGGGGATTCAGTGATACATCATGCTGCATATGGGATGTTTGATGTTGAGAAGGGGATACCCAATACAATTCGTACACAATTTTTAATCGGATCATTAACTAAATCTTTTGTAGCAGTTGCGATGATGAAACTGGTAGAAGAGGAAAAAGTGGATTTCTATGCTCCCATCGCCATCTATCTGCCAGGGTTAAAAAAAGAGCTATCAGATGGGGTGACCATTCATCACTTGATGAAACAACAGTCTGGGCTTGAAGCAAGTTTTGATAACCTCACTAAGTATGAAATAATGGATATTACTCCGGCAGAATTACTTACGATAATAAATACATCCAAAAGAAGTTTTAAGCCGGGTGAAAAATACCAGTATACGAACATCAATTTTGCTTTATTGGCTATGATTATTGAAGCAGTAACAGGTACAAATTATCAGCAGTATTTACAGCAATCTATCTTTGAGAAAGCGGAGATGCAGTATACAGGTATAGAGCGGTTGATAGATGTACCCGCTAACAGGGCAATCGGATATAGAAAAGTGAATGGGATTTTTAGAAGGGTGCATAATTCAGTTGCGTATGCTTTTGGAGCAGGAGATATCTACTCAACAGTATTTGATCTTTTCAAGTGGAAAAAAAAGCTGACTCGATTAGCGTTAATCAACGGACGAAGTCTCTCAACAATGTTTGATGGAGCAGGAAAAGATTGGGGTTACTATGGCTATGGCTTCCGTATTCAACCTTATCAAAGTTTACAAGAAGGAAAGGGTAGTGGAGACCTGATCAGACATGGTGGTACCATGAATGGGTTTATTTCCAATTTTCATTATTACCGTAATGATGATCTGACTGTTATTGTACTATCTAATTATAGAGATATTCCTATCCGTCGAATTACTTATCAACTCAAAGAATTGGCATTAGGTTTTGGGGCAGACGAAAGAAAAAATAAATACGAAGAGTAATGCGTCTAATATGAAAATCGCGCTCAAAAAAATAATGATGATCTGTTTTCGTAGTTTCTTTATGGATTTCAATATGATACAAAACTGAGGAGGCAAGGATATGGGTAATATGACCAACGGCACTAAACTTTAAAATAGATGATCCTATCTTTGTATCAGTA
Above is a genomic segment from Sediminibacterium sp. KACHI17 containing:
- a CDS encoding serine hydrolase domain-containing protein encodes the protein MKAIQTRDSVSMYSFFADVPVTWVGVWKPVTQKQRLQKDEKALGYKVSDYKTWFRSVSASGFKEEKFRNPVIVTDESVGSVTFDYSFWVNGKKGNWGKESWGLIKENDEWKIASVLFSMDLESVNSERDDSHLVREIKNERMEAYMQSILSDTHFQGAVLVAKGDSVIHHAAYGMFDVEKGIPNTIRTQFLIGSLTKSFVAVAMMKLVEEEKVDFYAPIAIYLPGLKKELSDGVTIHHLMKQQSGLEASFDNLTKYEIMDITPAELLTIINTSKRSFKPGEKYQYTNINFALLAMIIEAVTGTNYQQYLQQSIFEKAEMQYTGIERLIDVPANRAIGYRKVNGIFRRVHNSVAYAFGAGDIYSTVFDLFKWKKKLTRLALINGRSLSTMFDGAGKDWGYYGYGFRIQPYQSLQEGKGSGDLIRHGGTMNGFISNFHYYRNDDLTVIVLSNYRDIPIRRITYQLKELALGFGADERKNKYEE